One region of Chrysemys picta bellii isolate R12L10 chromosome 21, ASM1138683v2, whole genome shotgun sequence genomic DNA includes:
- the LOC135976964 gene encoding uncharacterized protein LOC135976964 has product MESSQDRKRAPAWTEREVRDLLAIWGDEAVIAELRSSKRNGKVLEKISKAMKDRGHNRDTQQCRVKIKELRQAYHKAREANGRSGAEPQTCRYYAELHAILGGAATTTPTVCYDSLTGETHREDGSGNEEDDDDGGTVGSSQQQGSGETGFPNSQDMFVTLDLEPVTPELTQDPQGTQETSAANVSPSQRLVNIRKRKRRTRDEMFTELQMSAQADRAQQNAWRQSMTEMRKAQYEREERWRAESREEQSKWRAEDDRWRQLADRRQEAMLRLLEHQTDMLERMVELQERQQEQRPPLQPLCNQQPSSPSSIASSPRRPRTRWGGLRPPSHSTPDDRPSIRRLAFNKS; this is encoded by the exons atggagtcctcccaggatcgcaaaagagctccagcatggaccgaacgggaggtacgagatctgctcgccatatggggagatgaagcagtgatagctgaactccgtagcagtaaaagaaatggaaaagtattagaaaagatctccaaggccatgaaggaccgaggccataacagggacacacagcagtgccgcgtgaaaattaaggagctacggcaagcttaccacaaagccagagaagcaaacggaaggtccggggcagagccgcaaacttgccgctactacgcggagctgcatgcgatcctagggggtgcagccaccactaccccaaccgtgtgctatgactctctcactggagaaacacacagggaagacggttcggggaacgaggaggatgatgacgatggaggtactgtaggtagctcacagcagcaaggaagcggagaaaccggtttccccaacagccaggatatgtttgtgaccctggacctggaaccagtaacccccgaactcacccaagaccctcagggcacacaggagacctctg ctgcaaatgtttctccttcgcagaggctcgtgaacattagaaagagaaaacgtaggacgagggacgagatgttcacggagctgcagatgtccgcccaggctgatagagcacagcagaatgcgtggaggcagtcaatgacggagatgagaaaagcccaatatgaacgagaggagaggtggcgggctgaatcgcgggaagaacagagcaagtggcgggctgaagacgataggtggcgtcagcttgcagacagacggcaagaggcaatgctccgtctgctggagcatcaaactgatatgctcgagcgtatggttgagttgcaggaaaggcagcaggagcagagaccgccgctacagcccctgtgtaaccaacagccctcctccccaagttccatagcctcctcacccagacgcccaagaacacggtgggggggcctccgtccacccagtcactccaccccagatgatcgcccaagcatcagaaggctggccttcaataagagttaa